The Vidua macroura isolate BioBank_ID:100142 chromosome 2, ASM2450914v1, whole genome shotgun sequence DNA window ttgtttctttgaagaagaaataaaaatcataacAGACCAGAAGCAAACTTATAAATCAGCTGATTTTAATACTATTTTAATAGTTTCAAGGTCTCAAACTCAGCtcaaaatacagacaaaataCTGCATAAAGCAGCGAGGGAACTGGTAAGCTTTTCTACTAAAGacctaataaaataatttaaaataaaattatcttttcaatCCAATTTGTCAAGGCAAGCAGTTTACTATAGGTCTTGATTAATCTGTCCTATGGCTTTGCAATGTGGAGCAAAGAACTAAATGCAATATAGACAAAAAGCAGGTGCTACCCCTGAGCAGCAATAATCAGTAGtgataaagacaaaataaatataaagctCCCACATTTAGAGGAGTGAAGAGGGAAGCCAATGAAGGAATGTTGTGTTCTACTTACGTATGACTTGCATACTGGCTACATATCTCTGACAAATTATTTCATCTCTCTCTGCAACGATTTTCACATCCATAGAAGCAGAGTATTTATATAACACTATGATAATATGATTAAGATTAAAGTAACCTGAAATCCTGAAGTAAAAATTTCTACAAAAGGTTCATTTCTGAAAGGCAGGGAAGAATGAGCACAAGATAAATCATACTCTTTcccccaggtcccttccaaagAAATCAGTAGTCTAAAGTTAAAAATCTGGTTAAAAATCCGAAAGAGCATTTAGAAAGCTGGACAGCAACCTGTTTTTTTTGATGCctcagaccaaaaaaaaagaccctCCTTACCTATTCCTAGCCTTCGGTAGGGTGCCAGGCATCCAAGTGTCATGATGTACAGTCTCTTCTGGTTCTGGGAGTGATCCACCCTACAGCACACTGCTCCCACTGCAATATCATTGAAATAGGCTACCAGGGAGAGAAACAAAGGTTTATCAGTAACAAGTCTCAAACTACACATACAGCTCTTTCATTTACACCCTGTATCTTCCTTCGTCCCCTCTTGTTAATTCTCCCATCTAGATAAAATAACATACATTGTGGATTCACACTTGGAATGAAGTAACTAGTGCTGCTTTGACACAGTGGTTGCTCACCACTGTTCACACCAACCAGCAATGACATCACAAGGTAAGCTGGCAATGCACAACTATTTTCTTCTGGAACAGAAAACATGCCTATTCCCAGTGGGACATAATCTATCTAGAATGCAGACCCTCTGTGGCTTCTTTGAGGTTGTTAAacagttatttttcattatgtaaAACAACTAAATAGAAGGAGCTACTATTCAAAACCATTATGGAGAGCAATGATGACCACTTCTGCCACCACAGCCCACAATTACTGGCAAGAACATTTGTACCTAGTTTGGCAAGTTCGCCAACCTCCAGTACATCCTTGTAGAACTTGTCATTGTAGCTGACAGGAAAAATGACCTGGTTTAGCCTCTTCAGCTGCTTAATGTTGTGTGGCGTCACATCTCCCAGCTCGATCCGGCTACTGGAACAAATCAAAACATGCTTAACATCTGACATACTGCAACACTTTTAAGGACACCCAAGatcaattattttgtttatccTTAGAGAACTGTCCCACCTAGTAGTCAGCTCAATACATATTTGAACTGCCACATCCAACCCATAGAATCAAGTCTTATGCTGGTGGCTGATTTAAGTCCCAAATCTAGTTTCAGTCAGTTCTTTACAGTCAGAAGCTTCTCAGGCCACACTAAACAATAATGTGCCATAGTAGATGTAGTATATATGTgggtatatatatatgtggGTGGGAGACAGGAGAACATGGATCTCTACAGAAATATTAGCTTTAACATTACCCCACTCATTTCCCCTCTGATCATCAagatcacaagaaaaaaaatttaaaaccccaATGAAAATATGGGAGGAACAAGAAGCTAGAACAGACCAAGGAAATTAATTCCTTATCCATGCTTCAAAGACAGCCGCAATTTTACCACCTTTCAATATAAAGCCTATGTTTAGACAAAGTCCTTACTAAACATCTGTCTCTAAAAACTAACAGTACTGCATGTAACAAATATATTAAGCCTGTTAATATGCAAGTGTGCCCTTCTCAAAGTGATATCTGCATCTACTTTGATCATCACTGAAGTCTttcttcctgcaggagcagaaccACAACCTTAAAATACAATGAATTATACTAAGAAGAAACAGACCAAGCTTCTCTCTTTTCTAAGACTAACTTCCTGACAGAAATACTatacacacagaagaaaattaaaaaaaaaattaaaaagaaagagattaGTTACCCTTGGGTGAGGGCAAGCAGTTTTAACAACtacaagaatgaaaaataaaaagatcaaGATAATAAAAATCTTTTCCCAAATGATAACCAAAATATGTAGAAAGCCAGTGCACATGGAATTAGAAAAGCACACAATTCTAGGTTTATATCAGCCCTGTTTTACTGAATTTATATGGGCAACCAGATTGTTTTCTGCCCAAACATCAATAAAGACACCATTTGCTCTCAAGATTCCTTTCTTCATGTATGGCCATTTGCACAAGTCCCTTTGAGAATTATATTCCAACACAATGTAAGTCCCGAGCTAATAAGGATGATGTTCTCACACAACAGAAGTACTCCCAGTGTAAATAAGCATGCAATCAAAGTCATGAGATGGCGGAGAAACTGTAGTACTTGTTTTATGCCCAGTGTGGCACAACTGCTCAGCCTAGCACAGCAGGGCTTCTCCAGGCTCACAGAAGGCAAGTTCTGATCCcggccagcagtgctgctgccttctcctcacAAAGGGCAGGAGTAAAGCTGTGGCATGTGGGTTCCTGGGTATATTGAAAGAGTTTTGCTGGAGTAGGGCACCTCAGTAATCTCGTACTAGGAGGGCCAAGATACCTGAAGAGTCCCTTTTGCTGCAGTCTGCATGAGAGTAGAAACCAAAGGGAGCAGGTCTCAACTGCCCAGCTAGGTCAGAtgagctgcagtgcaggaggTCAGTAAGGGAGGAGACAAACCTTTAGTTCATACTCAGTTACTGAAAGCCTAGACCACTTCTTCAAATAACACATATTAACCTTGGTGATACAAAAAAGTATCAGTAGTTCCAAGCTTCAGTAGATCAGCAATGCTAGCATGATGAACTCATAACAAAGTTGCTATACACCACATCTCCTTTTGAGCAAAAATCCCTGACACAGGCATCACTAGATAGTGTTTTCTAATATTATTTAAAGATTAATTAGTTACTAATCAAACAAACCAGGCATTAGAAGACAGTCactatgaaatatttatgaCGACAGTGCAACAGGACAAAAATATATTACCACAGGCAGCCAGGACAAGATGGCTAAGAAAGGGAACATGGCCAGAAAATGGATCTTCACCAAGAAGATTTCAGAGagagaacaaataaataaataaatacagaagcaGAGTCtaaggctgggagctgctgagccaAGACATCACCTCTGAGGCTGGCATCAGGCCACAGAAATGAGCTCTGTTAGTAGATGGCTAAAAGGCACTTGCACTTGCTGACACATTTCCTCAAGCCCCTGGACTTCCCCCCTCTATCTCTCACCACTGTtcactgctgcctcctgccatCTCCTGCTGCTTGTCTCCTATACTCTGTCACTATCTGGTTTGTCAGCACATGAATTGAACCAGGGACAGTATCTTCCCCTGGAGAATAATATGAAAGAGGTTTGAGAAACACTGCAGGAAGCATAAATCAATACCCTAAACATATCTGTTTAAATAGCCTGTACTCAAACCATGAATTACTTTAATGTATAGCACTAGCTGATTAAATCAGCACCACATCTATTATGCACAAAACCATTTAATACGTAAATTAAGTAATAACATGGAAAGGAAGACCCACATTATGAAAATTCATGATTTTGCCTGAGGACAGCATGGCAAAAGTGCCACTGAGGCCTTGAGTAAAATAATGGGaaagctggcactgctgccaaaagcagcagtcctgctgtccctgagccactcATTTCCATCCTCTTGCTGGCACAAACATTTGTGCAAAAATGTGGTGAACCTACACCAATTAAAACTAACCTGGACAAAAAAGGGAAACTTTAGTTTTAAACCATATCAGTCCCCTGACTGGCTTCACCACACAAGTCCTCTGCCAgaatgaagaagagaaaagaagttgCCATAGGCAGAACTAATTGGTTCTTGAGCAGAAGTGCCAGCTCACCCTGGTTTAAACTGGAAGTACTGTGCaagaggagcacagggacaTAGATTATCCAGTACATCTGTGAACACAGTCTACAGATATTGTGCTACACTTTATCATTCATAGAACAACATGAACTTTGATCCTAAGGACTGAAAAAACTACTCCAAATAGCCAAGACAAAGCACCTGTAATAAAGGACTCAAAATTATCACTCTCTTATTTTCACCAAAGTAAAGCAAGCAGCTTTGTGGggtcttttttgttgttgttagtttgtttttaatagcagTTTACAACTAGACCTGCTTCTTCAAGTGAAGTCTCAGCCTAATCAATAACTTAAGCAAGTTTACTATGACAGCTAAGGTCTGACTAGGCCAGTCCTGTGCATTCCAGCTTAGTAGAAGGTGTACCAGAAACACTTGTCCTCTGctgttgcaaagaaaaaaattaaattatgggCTCAAATTATCATACGAGAGAACATAAAGATGTATAAAGAACCTGAAATGCCCAGAAGGAACATACCGTCCCATAACAAATTCTTCAACTCTATGATGCCAGTAATATTCCTAAGCAGATCCACACTTACGATTGGCACCCCACAGCTCAAATGGCACTCCATGGAAGATGCAATAGTCAACTGTACTCCATCTCAGATGTCAAAGCTTCTGGGACAAGCCAGTCACCCCATCCCAAGCAATTGTTTTTACCACAGAGGAATGAGGGACTCCTGGCTTATCAGGTCAGGCCTCTTACTACTACAGTGTTCTAGAAATCCATACACTCTCCTCAATGGAACACCAGCATTCTGAAGCCACTTAAACATTTTCCATTGTAAGGCTGTTCCCAAGCTACCATTATTCTCAGTAATTCCAGTGTACTCCAATGTACTTCTATGCTGCCTGGAGATGATGGGCACCATTGCACAGGCCTTTTCAGAGAGTTATCATGATCTCTTCATACCTTTCTTCTAACTAAAGCCAAGCTCCTGTCCTTTCCCTGTAAGACTGGCTCTTAATTCCCACTATTGTCATACTAGCTCTTCCTTACATTCCTTCTGATTAAAGTTGATTTTCCTTAAACATGGCTAACCAAAACCAATTATAGCAGCCCGAACACTGTTGTCTTGTCCAATGGCACTAAGTTTTTCCTGTTACTACTGGAAGCATTTTCCTGACATATCCTAGGACTACATTTTCACGAGAAACATTCAGCATTTTTCACGACTGCTATATTCCACGACTTggtcactggggaaaaaaacaattgGAGAATTCACTAGTAAAGGGAATCAGTTGCTGGTGCATAGGCTGCTATCTGTTAAAAGTGCACAGCAACACTGCCCAGCGATGTAAGAGCGGAAGTGAAGACTGATCCACCAAATCTGAACAGAAGTGTGACTTCAGTAAGGTGACAGGCACCACTTCCTGAAACTGGATGCGTGCCCAGAACATTGGCATTAACACTCCTGCTCTTGCATGCCAGTGTCCTAAGATCCTCCAGGCACTGGCTAGAAAAAGCTTCACACGTTTCGTAGGACCAAATGCAATCTAGTTAGTCCTGCTGCAGTTGCATTGCTCTGTCTGCAGTTTACAGTGCCATGATTTGAACAGTCTATTTTTCCTACAATGCCTTACATTGATACTGGTGGAAGTAACACAGGCTACTTATGTTAAGACTGACTTTTGCTTGTCAACATATATCTAAAGAGAACTGCTATACAGAATGACAGCTCAAGAGGCAGCCAATTTCCAGCTACAGTTCAGCAGGAAACACAAATTCACTCCCTGGGAATAACAAGTGTCCAACACTAGTTTAGAACCAACATCAGGGAGAAAAAGAGCGAATTTCGAGTTCCTTAATGCTGTAAGAATCTCAGTCCCATTCAACTTTAAATAGTGCAAGTCTCTCCCCAGAGGGCTGTGCCTGACTGAAACAGATCTCCCTGTAACTGATAGCTGGGCTCAGGCTTATTGAAGGCATCTGGCAGGCTAAATTTAGCAGAGCGGTATCTGAAACTTGCAAAACTTACTGAGGAGTAAGTCAGGAGAGGCAGCACTGAGAAATGGGCCCTAACAAATTAAGGGGACTTCAGAGAAGGTTTGTCACCTGCTAAGTGGCCAGCTAGCTTTATTGCTTCTATTTTGGCATCCAAGTCAAAGCAGGAGTCTAGACAGGATAATCCGctcataaaataaaaccaaaccagaacTATGAAGGCTATAGACCTGAAGAGTGTGGCTCTGCTTAGATTCTACTCCAAGGCCAAAAGAGCCTCTTCTAGTGTTTTGGGGTCGTTGGAATtcttatgggattttttttttgtttggtttgtttgtgtttaggatttttttttaatggatgaGCTGTCTTGCTACACACACACAAGTTAGTCTAGTTCTTGTGGGCAGACCAGTATGTTTTCAATTACCTCAAGATCTGTGGGCTGCATATCTACTCTGCTTCCCTTGTCAGAAAACCAGAAGGATAAGTACAAACCTAGCATGCAAAAAGCGTTAACAATTTGCTCTGAGACCCCTGATCTTCTTTAGTCCTGCTTACTACTGAAAACATGTATTGCATGAAACCTGGTATCCTGCTGGATGTTACCCCCAGTTCTGGCATGCAGAAGAGCACAATGAtgtacagaagaaaacaaagcaattttaGAATCAGAATTAACAGAAGACTTAATTCAAGACTTGCAAGACAACTGGATCTCACTGTGAAAAGGTTTCATGCATCACAATTTCCCAAGACATACATTAGACCCTAGCTGCCTTTCCCTTTagcattaaaaaaggaaaaaaaaatacacagcacaTTACAGCCAAGTTTCTTCATTATATCTGGCTATCATATAATTTACTGTGCTTCAACCTAGAAAACCTGACCACATACAAAAGACTGGCCAGTCTTCACATGCAAGAAGCAAAGTTATAGTATAATAGCCTCAcagtttttccagctgaaacaTGTCCTACCTAGGTCTCAAATCttcaagtgaaaaataaactttcacaAGAAAATTATAAGTATCCTATTCTGTAGATGGATACAAAGAGCATGAATCACTATGCCCAGCCAACAGAATTTTCAAACtctaaaatagcaaaaaaaagtAGCTGTTCTagaacagaaaagcagacaCACATGCATCGTTTAGTTGTCCATAAAattctgctgctccagagcaccTGACAAGCTTAAGGCCTAAATATTTATTCAGCCTATCCCAGGTACATCAATATCAGGTGAAAGAGGAAACAACTTGCCTGCAATCATACAGCAGATAAAGGGCTGCCAGAAACCCCAACTCTTCATTTCTGCTCTAAAGTAAGCTCACAAGAACATTGATTTCTATCCATGATTGCTAAACAGAAGTACTTTACTATTTTGAAATGGCTTCcctcaaaattacttttgtgcCTCCACTATCTATATCCTGAGACACCTTATAGATTACTTCCCCTTTCCACACCCTAAATGTCTCCAGATCTAACAATTATAAGCCTTACTTGCCTCCCAGAAGATCAGTACCCTTTGCTAATTAATGTTAATGAAGTACCTGTTGATCATCAAGTAAGAACAGAGGCTTGCCTTCAAATTCAAAATAGAAGTGATGCTTACCAAGTACCTTATTTACATAAATACATTGTGAGGGCACTTGTATGTACACAGGTAAGAAACTATGGAATTGACATActaggagaaaataatttttctgcttcacaCAAACTATTTCCATAAGtcactgaaaatgctttttttttttacaaatgccTTTGTCCATTAGAATAGTGGGGGGAAAATGTCACTTCATTACAGGTTTCCTATCTATACTTTAGATTTCAGTCCCAGAGTTGGGTTTTGCAAGGTGTTCAAATCACACATTATATTAATAACATACTATGAAAAATAACTGAATGTGCTATCAGTTGCATGTGCCTAT harbors:
- the NAA50 gene encoding N-alpha-acetyltransferase 50 isoform X2 — its product is MKGSRIELGDVTPHNIKQLKRLNQVIFPVSYNDKFYKDVLEVGELAKLAYFNDIAVGAVCCRVDHSQNQKRLYIMTLGCLAPYRRLGIGTKMLNHVLNICEKDGTFDNIYLHVQISNESAIDFYRKFGFEIIETKKNYYKRIEPADAHVLQKNLKAPCLGQNADVQKTDN
- the NAA50 gene encoding N-alpha-acetyltransferase 50 isoform X1, which produces MSDVKHVLICSSSRIELGDVTPHNIKQLKRLNQVIFPVSYNDKFYKDVLEVGELAKLAYFNDIAVGAVCCRVDHSQNQKRLYIMTLGCLAPYRRLGIGTKMLNHVLNICEKDGTFDNIYLHVQISNESAIDFYRKFGFEIIETKKNYYKRIEPADAHVLQKNLKAPCLGQNADVQKTDN
- the NAA50 gene encoding N-alpha-acetyltransferase 50 isoform X3, which gives rise to MKGRIELGDVTPHNIKQLKRLNQVIFPVSYNDKFYKDVLEVGELAKLAYFNDIAVGAVCCRVDHSQNQKRLYIMTLGCLAPYRRLGIGTKMLNHVLNICEKDGTFDNIYLHVQISNESAIDFYRKFGFEIIETKKNYYKRIEPADAHVLQKNLKAPCLGQNADVQKTDN